GTTAAATATCTGTGTTGTGAAATTAGGTGTGTGGAAATATCTTATCAATTGCCTAATTTCTGGATGAAACCAACCAGCTACAGTAGCTCCAGTGAGAATGTTTTTGTAACTGACATTTGTCCAACGGGCTCATTTAATGCTTGAACTATTCCTGAACTGTGTTACCTACTGTGTCCTAGTTTGTTGCCATTGACTAACATTGCTTCTTCTTTTTCAGTCCCACTGCTTGCAATGCAAATAGGGTGACAACAAAGTGGCAACTACAGAGAACACACTTAAGACCAAGATGACAACCAAGAAGGCAGATGTGCAACGGAGGATCGTCTCCAAGAATGGACACAACCAAGTGCGCATTGACAACATGGAGGGCATGGTGAAGATCTACCTCCACGACATCTGGACCACGGTGGTGGACATGAAGTGGCGCTATAAGCTcaccctcttctcctccactTTCATAATGACCTGGTTCCTCTTTGGCGTCATCTTCTACTTTATCGGCATGGGCAACGGTGACTTCGAGGGTGAGCTGCTGTCCAACCACACGCCCTGTGTCATGAACGTCGAGACCCTAACCGGTGCCTTCCTCTTTTCCCTGGAATCGCAGACTACCATTGGCTACGGCTTCCGCTACATCACCGACGAGTGTCCCCTGGCCATCTTCGTCCTGCTGGTCCAGCTGGTCACCACGGGCCTGGCTGAGATCTTTGTAACCGGGGCCTTTCTGGCCAAGCTGGCGCGACCCAAAAAGCGGGCCGAGACCATCAAGTTCAGCCAGTTGGCAGTGATCTGCCGCCGCGATGGTAAACTATGTCTGATGGTGCGTGTGGCCAACTTGAGGAAGAGCCTGCTGATCCAGTGCCAGCTGATGGGCAAGCTGCTCTCACCCAATGTGACTGAGGAGGGCGAGAAGACTCTGATCCGCCAGACGGCTGTGGACTTCTACATAGACTCGTGCGGGGAGTGCCCCTTCCTAATCCTGCCCCTCACATTCTACCACGTGCTGGATGAGAGTAGCCCGCTGGCGGGGCTGACCGCTGAGAGGTTGCGGACGCGTGACTTTGAGCTGCTGGTCACCCTTAATGCCACCATGGAGTCCACGGCAGCCACTTGTCAGAGCCGCACCTCATACGTTCCCCAGGAGATCCTGTGGGACTACAAGTTCAAGCCTGTGCTCTTCAGCACCCCTGGTGGCCTGTACGTGGCCGACTTTAACTTCTTTGACAAGGTGCAGGTGAGCAGCGACCCTACATTCTCCAGCAACAACAAAGATAAGCTGAAACTGGAGGAGTACAAGAAGGAATAAGAGGTCGCTCAAACATGTTGGACACTGGTAATAAACATGACCCACAGTTACTGTCTGGAAACAATTTGTAAACACGCATTACGgaaatatatctgtttatatttCATATAACTGCTAAACCTAATACGCATGAGTGAATGATGACACTTTTAAGCAAATAAACTCATGTTCATCATGATCAGTATGTTTCTGGTCAGAGTAAATTCAGGTGCAGTGTATAACTAGCACATCGTTTGGATCCACAAGCCATATAATAGGAGAATATGGACATACAGGCAAAACAAGGACTGGGTCTCAGGTACCAGTGTTTGAGTGGAACTGTGGCAGCAACTATTGCTGTACTAGAAATATTTAACCTGTACATAGGATTCCAGGAAAGCAGATTCAAGATGTTGTTTCTTTATATCACTCAAGTTGGATATTTTAATATATCATACAAATTTCACACTAAGGGCAGATGGGGATAGAACAAAACTTATTTAGTGTGTAGCGCTTAAGAGCTGTGTTTTTTCTGTCTATGAATAAACCATTGACTTTGAAGAAGAGATGTTTCATATGCCAGTATGAGATTGAAGGGATGTTTTTATCCCCCTTCCCATTACCCCCATCCCACACTGCTCTACTCCTCATCTCTTAGAGTCGAGCCAATTAAGGGCTCTACTCAATCCGTATCGCAAAAGTTCCAagttacagcgtgattgaaatttaaaggcaatggagactgcattcacggcaAACGCTGCAtttgtcggctcaatcggaaatgacctttacatttctattgtgCAATCTGCAACGCTTCAGCGGTACAGATTGAATCGAACCCGAGGTCTGTCGTTTGGTTGTTGGCACACACTGAACGTTTTGGGTCAAAACAATGGGAGCAACTTCTCTTTACTGTATGCAGACAGAGCACAATAACACACAATCTTTGACCTTCCAAGGCAAGAGAGGACAGCACTTTGGTTGAAAATACTTTATTAGAAATTACACTGCAGAAAATCTATCAAAGTATATGATATTTATCGTCCCTTTAGTCAACAATCTCAGTATCTCAGTCCTGTTTCTCAGCTTACAAGGCTGCCAGTTTATAGGTGTTCTACCCAAGCCTGCATCCCATAAAATAATACTGAACAGGTCTGAAATGCCTTGCCTGGCCAACACAATCAGTTTTAGATTAGTATATATAGTTTATGTTGTAAACTGTTTACAGAGATTAAAGTTCAAAGGCaacaatagtttaaaaaaaaaagttttttgttTACTGCCCGCTTTGGTCCATTTCAATTACTTTTTTTGTCACTATATCTAATATAAAAACATTGTCTGTGTCTTTGGCTGGCTGAGATCAACTCGTAGTGTATAAATGCATAAGTTATATATTTATCATATAAAGAGAAATATAACACTGACTTGTATACTTCAATCTAACAAACGCACAGCGTTCGTGACTCAGAAAAACAATAATACAAAATTAGCACTTCGTAAAATCTCTTCAGGTGAACTGGGAGTTTCTGTGGTAAGGCACTGGTCAAGAAAACCCTTCCTTCCTTCTAAAAATATTTGAGGTCACACATTACATTTTACGAATCTTATTTCcagtttttctcaatttccaAAACACTGATGAATTGTTTTCAAGAATAACAATCAAGTTAAAAAAAAGTTCCTTTACGTTCAATAATGCCATATGCACTACCATATAGTATAATAATACTGATAAGACATAAGGCTAATAATATCCAAAGGAATAATACTTAATTTTTCACATATTTCATTGTCTTTTGATGATCCGCCATCCTCTCTGATGTTTCCCCACCCTTGGTCACAAACAGTCTGTGAGTCCATCCATGGTCATATGACATGACCATCTAGCACAAGTCTACCCAAGGTGTTTCCTGCTGGTGCTCATTTCACAGTTTACTACAGCCAAGTTTAGTACTCCTCCCTACTTCCTCTGTGTACTCTAAAGTACACACTCATTTGCAacaccacacccctctcctcacTTACATCTCACTTACCTTGCCTAATCTGTACAGTCTTTGATATGTTAACTTCTTTAAATAAGGTAGtttaatagtttaaaaaaataatatataataagCAACTGTTCATGCAGATATGGTATTTTTGGGGTATATTTATCACCCTTCATAAAAAGGACATGATCATGTTAAATAGTCCACTGATAACTCCCTTTTACGTCTACTCAGACTTGTCTTTCATTGTTCTCAGAAACTATACGTCGCACAATGCCCTTGGTCATAGCAACATCCTCTATTGCCCTTTTTACAGTGTGCCCTCCTATATCGTCTTATAGCGACATGTCTGTAACCCTCCTCTCAATCCTTTAAAAAACCTTGAGTTCCCTTACCTGCTCATGCCCTAGAATTACACCAGTAATTCTAGGGCATGAAACCCTACCTCTAGCTCATACACCCTACCTCTACATTATTCCTTCATTATTGATCCTGCCCGTTTTCATTTGGTTCTTAAACTGCCCTTTGTGTTTGTCGGTTTATTCCCGTTTCTTCCCCCAGTTTTAGAGTTGCGAGACGACCTCCCCCTGGCAGGTCTAATAGTAAGTCCCCAGGTGAGAGGGCATGTGAGTGGCTGGGTGCCGGGTGTTGGGGTAGATACCACCGGTGGGGGAATTCCAGTAGGGGTTGGGGGCAGCAAAGAAGCTGGAGGAGGTGACAGGTAGCGCTTGGGGGTGAGGCGTGACAAAGTTGACCTTCTGCTGGTGTGCATGATAGGTGCTCATGTAGGATAAGTCGGAGGGGTATTTGTACATGGAGGACTCTGGAGGgtggggctgcagggcctgggcgATGCCGTGGAAGTCAAACTTGTAGGCGTAGCGCTTGCCGTGCACCTTGGTCATGATGTTCTTGTCGTAGTAGTAGCGCAGGGCGCGGCTCAGCTTGTCGTAGTTCATGTTGGGCTTGCTCTTCCTCTCGCCCCAGCGCCTCGCCACCTCGTCAGGGTCGGTCATCTTGAACTCACCATTAGTGCCCTCCCAAGTGATGCAGCCGGAGTTGGCGCTGTCTGACAGGAGCTCCAGCAGGAACTGCCACAGCTGGATCTGTCCCGAGCCTGCAGGCAGAAAGGGTGTCAGCACAGTCACAATTACTAATACTGGCTGGGATTCAAACCGCACTACGCCGACATCACACTGCACTTCACTTTCAAAGGCAATTTCCTTGAAGTTCACGATCGCATTCAAGGTAAACGCTACGGATGTCAGCTCAAACGTAAATTACCTTTAAAGCTCAAGAGTAGTGCGATGTCGGCGGATTGCGGTTTGTTTGAGTCCCGGCCACAGTCTGGACAGAGACAGGAAGTCAACATGTAACAATTACTTATACAGTCTGGACAGAGTCAGGGAGTCAATATCGTAACAATTATAATACAGTCTTGGACAGAGACATGGAATCAAcacataaaaaatgtataatacagtctggagaTAGACAGGCGGTCATCACCATAACAACTACAAAAAGACATGTTACAGTCAACACCACAAGAACTACTCATAGCAAAAGTCACTAACAAACAACTATTTATATAAATGGTGCCTTTGTTGTAATATGAATATCTAAAATCTTTCATCTTGTCTAATGAAGTGATAATCACTTCCACCCACCCGAAAACTCACCGGGGTTTGCCAGCCTGCTGCTCATGGGCCCCAGGATCTGGTAAGGATCTAAGAAGTGAAAAACATTCACATTAGTAGGATACATTTCTTTTTTCGGCTCAGTCAACATCTATTTCAGAGTACTGTTCAAGCTTATATTTTACCTAGCTGAGGCCTCTGCTCCTCTGTTTTGGTGACAATGGTTGGGGAGGGCTGGGAACCTTGAGGGATAAAGTTCCCAAAATATTAACAGGGGGTTTCCCTGAGAGCAAATTTCCAAGTGTATACAGTGGAGAAATAGCTTCTTATCTTGAGGTATCCAAATTCCTGTTTTCTGATTGTGTCTGACCTGTTTTGTTTATGTTTAGTCTACAGGCTTGTAAAGATGTAGGCCTATTCTTTTAAATTCACTGTAATGTACTATTACACATTTCCCAATAGATGAAAACCAAAGGGAGTGCCATGTTTTGACAAAGGACCGATGTGCAGTACATTGTGACTCCTTACCTTTGGTGGAAGACACAGCTTGAGGAGCCCAGCCAGATCTTCTGGCTGCTTCATAAGCCAGGTCTGTAAAATATCATAAATGACAAATGAACCTGCTGCCTGCAGCTATGAACCTTAACCCTAGAGGGCGCTATGATAAAAACTAAAATATACTGATGGGTGAGTGCATTTCTGTGGTTCACCTCATCGGTCTGAGGCAAGAGTTGTGGATTGCCAGAAACTTCCCATAATACAAGCGGCCCAAACACAGAGACACAACTACTGCAGTCTGGAGTATTATTTTAAGGGCAAGGGATGcttgagttgaaaaataaataaaacctctAAACATTTTTTTAGACAAACttctaaatacatttttgtttatgTGTATTTGTACATGGGCATTGGGCAATTTGGAAAATGTAGTACTTTGTCTCCAAGGTATGTGGTTCCTTGTTTCTCCTTTAACCCTGTACCTTGCTCCACTACAAGTGTAATTGGATGTGCTTACAGTATGCACTTATGCCTCATCTACATAAACTTATAGGAGTGATGAATCACCCACCTGGCCTAGTGGAGACTCTGGGGGAGTTGTCAGTGGGATAAACAGGAGTGTTGGGAAAAATAAAACTCGCACCTCCtgcagagagtgaaagagaggatcATTAATAAATTATGTAAATGATTATGTGCCCGTAATGACAACCTCTCATGACACAATTCCTGAATGTTCCAGTTTAATTGCTTTGACGAATATCCATGTGGGGAGGGATTTCGTGCAGCACAGGGACAATTACAGCAGTATGCATCAACGTTAGACTTTAGCACATGCTTTCCTCTACGCTCTACAGCTACAATGCATAACTGCACCAGCATACAGTAACTTCTGCCCCACATAACAAAAACACATTAGAAATAATAACAACAAAAGATACAATTTGATTACTTGATGCATAATCTGATAATCATATGAATACAAAAAAGCAGTGTGAATGTATATAAAGagtacactgtatatacataggTGGGCACTGTGTGAGTGTGAGGATACTGTGGTGGCGGGAGCAAAGCCAGAGGTAGAGAAGGGGGGCAGGGGACTCCTTACCTGAGTTGCGAGCATGCATTAACCGCGGGGAGTTTTGTAAGGCTTTGTCAACATCATCGGAAGTCAAGTGAGGAAGTGGAGCTGAGAAATAAAACATTCTTTTGAAAAAGGGATGAACCAAAAAAATAGAACAGCTCAAAACAACCTATGATGTGCAAGGAGTGATGCgttgagggggaggggggagggggcagccataacacaaacacagaccattAGTGATGCACTAAGGTAGGGGCTGCTCTCTGAACTGCCATAGAGGCAACATTCAACAGGCAAGGAGCGATACAGGGAGATAGAGTGGTGAGGAAATGGagtggggggggaagagagagagagagagagagagagagagagagagagagagagagagagagagagagagagagagagagagagagagagagagagagagagagagagagagagagagagagagagagagagagagagagagagagagagagagagagagagagagagagagagagagagagagagcttgtaaGTAAGACAATGGTAGGGAGGGCCAACCCAAATAAACAGTTAATCACTCGTGCCCACATTCGTCCGTGAGAATCCATCGCTTTTCCCTCCTCCAGAGTAAATTCGGTGAGCGTGTGTACACATGAGGGGGAAAGAGAAGCAGCAGCCATTGCCAAAAAcaaaaggaggagagggggatgaaaggAAAGCTTGTGAGGGCTTTCTTCTTTCCCCCCCCATCACTAGTGTATTTTCCAGTCAAGCAGACCTCAAAGCCAAATCCAGCAACTATTTTTAATATAGGGCCTATTGGCAATTCTCTCTTATCAATTTCAAACTGCCCACAGTATTTCAATGAGGGTGTGGGAACTGGTGATTACACTAAAAGTAATGTATAAGAAAAGACCTTTCAAAAGATTTTCGTGAGACTCATGCATATCAAGAGCGCTTCAAGCACAGGGTTGTGGAATAATGCAATGGGGGCGATATTTGGGGTATGTCATATGGTTCTGGCAATTTCTACATAGAAACACCATCAGGAGGAAGGATGAAAGTGGCCAGTTTAGGCCCctgcctcctgtaagaccctatgatctgtgaaccgtacatgatacacaacatcttggtgtcattatactccttatagcGTGCTCTAACATATGGAGTATTTCAAGATTCTAAAAGAAAAATGTtaacattaatttattcaacatTCAACATATTAATAAAAAGTACCCTTTTTGATTTTGTTAATTTTAAGACAATGTTTGCAACAATATACTCTAAAATTACATCAaatttccagagtgggctctctCCTAGTTTTGAAGAtatgatacattttatgagcaccaccaacacagtgaatgggaaaatggattcaaagggaactccctctgctggtgatttgctgaatgtgcaatcctaaaggagggctgtgattggttaattACCTATAACGTCAATGTATAAAATTGGCTTCATAtgaatatattttatgttgaATATATGAATGTGTACATTTCAAAATATAGACATACTCCATATTTGagagcacactataaggagtGCAATGGCAAAAATATGTTGTCTGTATCGTACGGTTCATGGATCATAAGGTCCTGTAAGACCTTATGATCCATGAACCGTACGATACAGACAACATATTTTTGCCATTGCactccttatagtgtgctctCAAATATGGAGTATGTCTATATTTTGAAATGTACACATTTTTACAGtggtctaaaaagggcctaaatCGGCCACTTTCAtttgacatgctttttacatttgtacaacatccttcctcccaatgaagtttCTATGTCAGAATTcacagaacaatctgagatacccaAAATATTTTCGGGATGTCCTGGCATGGAATCACCCAATGTACCTACATTTAGTCTGAATGGTGACAGTTTTTGGCACATAATGATGACACACAAGAATTAACACTAAACTCTGAACTCCTCAAGCTATCTGGATTTCTCATTTCTCTGTCTGGCTGGCTCTATCTGTTTggttctcctctttctcccatcACTAACCACCTCTGCACATCTGTGGGTGAACCCTACCGAAACCGATACTGATATCAAACAAACAAACCCACAAGCAGTCACTATGAGAAGAGTAATGGTTCATTGGAAAGTTCTTTGCACGATCAAATGGAActtgagagcagagagagagaatgtcaaaGATAAACATAATCTCAAGAGTCTGACAAATGACTATAAACAGATATGCTTCTTAAGATGGGTGCCAATGATGACTTTATTGATGTAGTGTACCTATTCCTCTTTAAAAACATATTATTAATTATTTTATTATTGTTACACTACTGCCACCAttactcctactgctactacacAGCTACCACTGTAACATCTAATGTTAACAACTTAAAACcagaatttgtgtgtgtgtgtgtgtgtatgcatgtgaagAAGCATGTGGACGACATGCACCAATGCATGTGTTGTAGAGAGGAGGTGAGGTGTCAGTGGACAGGAAAGCAGGTCTTGGAGCAGTGAGTCATTCAGCCAAAGCAGCAGAAGCAGCAACAACAGGGACTCCTTCACCAGGTTTCATTCTAATCTGCAGTCAAGCAAAGTAGCTGAGGCAACCCGGAGAATGTCAGTGAGAGCTCAGTTGGATGCAGACTATACACAGAC
The sequence above is a segment of the Salvelinus alpinus chromosome 1, SLU_Salpinus.1, whole genome shotgun sequence genome. Coding sequences within it:
- the LOC139531456 gene encoding transcriptional regulator Erg-like isoform X2, which gives rise to MASTIKEALSVVSEDQSLFECAYGTPHHAKAEMTAASASEYGQTAKMSPRVHQQDWLSQPPARVTIKMECNSGQVNGKRNSPDDCSVGKNRKLSSGGEGAAPVTYSSYLEDKLTAPPNMTTNERRVIVPADPTLWSTEHVRQWLEWAVKEYGLLDVDMALFHNVDGKDLCKMCKEDFQRLTLSYNADILLSHLHYLRETPLPHLTSDDVDKALQNSPRLMHARNSGGASFIFPNTPVYPTDNSPRVSTRPDLAYEAARRSGWAPQAVSSTKGSQPSPTIVTKTEEQRPQLDPYQILGPMSSRLANPDCGRDSNKPQSADIALLLSFKGSGQIQLWQFLLELLSDSANSGCITWEGTNGEFKMTDPDEVARRWGERKSKPNMNYDKLSRALRYYYDKNIMTKVHGKRYAYKFDFHGIAQALQPHPPESSMYKYPSDLSYMSTYHAHQQKVNFVTPHPQALPVTSSSFFAAPNPYWNSPTGGIYPNTRHPATHMPSHLGTYY
- the LOC139531456 gene encoding transcriptional regulator Erg-like isoform X1, giving the protein MIQTGADPAGPTKEALSVVSEDQSLFECAYGTPHHAKAEMTAASASEYGQTAKMSPRVHQQDWLSQPPARVTIKMECNSGQVNGKRNSPDDCSVGKNRKLSSGGEGAAPVTYSSYLEDKLTAPPNMTTNERRVIVPADPTLWSTEHVRQWLEWAVKEYGLLDVDMALFHNVDGKDLCKMCKEDFQRLTLSYNADILLSHLHYLRETPLPHLTSDDVDKALQNSPRLMHARNSGGASFIFPNTPVYPTDNSPRVSTRPDLAYEAARRSGWAPQAVSSTKGSQPSPTIVTKTEEQRPQLDPYQILGPMSSRLANPDCGRDSNKPQSADIALLLSFKGSGQIQLWQFLLELLSDSANSGCITWEGTNGEFKMTDPDEVARRWGERKSKPNMNYDKLSRALRYYYDKNIMTKVHGKRYAYKFDFHGIAQALQPHPPESSMYKYPSDLSYMSTYHAHQQKVNFVTPHPQALPVTSSSFFAAPNPYWNSPTGGIYPNTRHPATHMPSHLGTYY
- the LOC139531474 gene encoding ATP-sensitive inward rectifier potassium channel 15-like; amino-acid sequence: MTTKKADVQRRIVSKNGHNQVRIDNMEGMVKIYLHDIWTTVVDMKWRYKLTLFSSTFIMTWFLFGVIFYFIGMGNGDFEGELLSNHTPCVMNVETLTGAFLFSLESQTTIGYGFRYITDECPLAIFVLLVQLVTTGLAEIFVTGAFLAKLARPKKRAETIKFSQLAVICRRDGKLCLMVRVANLRKSLLIQCQLMGKLLSPNVTEEGEKTLIRQTAVDFYIDSCGECPFLILPLTFYHVLDESSPLAGLTAERLRTRDFELLVTLNATMESTAATCQSRTSYVPQEILWDYKFKPVLFSTPGGLYVADFNFFDKVQVSSDPTFSSNNKDKLKLEEYKKE
- the LOC139531456 gene encoding transcriptional regulator Erg-like isoform X3 — its product is MIQTGADPAGPTKEALSVVSEDQSLFECAYGTPHHAKAEMTAASASEYGQTAKMSPRVHQQDWLSQPPARVTIKMECNSGQVNGKRNSPDDCSVGKNRKLSSGGEGAAPVTYSSYLEDKLTAPPNMTTNERRVIVPADPTLWSTEHVRQWLEWAVKEYGLLDVDMALFHNVDGKDLCKMCKEDFQRLTLSYNADILLSHLHYLRETPLPHLTSDDVDKALQNSPRLMHARNSGGASFIFPNTPVYPTDNSPRVSTRPDLAYEAARRSGWAPQAVSSTKGSQPSPTIVTKTEEQRPQLDPYQILGPMSSRLANPGSGQIQLWQFLLELLSDSANSGCITWEGTNGEFKMTDPDEVARRWGERKSKPNMNYDKLSRALRYYYDKNIMTKVHGKRYAYKFDFHGIAQALQPHPPESSMYKYPSDLSYMSTYHAHQQKVNFVTPHPQALPVTSSSFFAAPNPYWNSPTGGIYPNTRHPATHMPSHLGTYY
- the LOC139531456 gene encoding transcriptional regulator ERG-like isoform X4; this translates as MIQTGADPAGPTKEALSVVSEDQSLFECAYGTPHHAKAEMTAASASEYGQTAKMSPRVHQQDWLSQPPARVTIKMECNSGQVNGKRNSPDDCSVGKNRKLSSGGEGAAPVTYSSYLEDKLTAPPNMTTNERRVIVPADPTLWSTEHVRQWLEWAVKEYGLLDVDMALFHNVDGKDLCKMCKEDFQRLTLSYNADILLSHLHYLRERGASFIFPNTPVYPTDNSPRVSTRPDLAYEAARRSGWAPQAVSSTKGSQPSPTIVTKTEEQRPQLDPYQILGPMSSRLANPDCGRDSNKPQSADIALLLSFKGSGQIQLWQFLLELLSDSANSGCITWEGTNGEFKMTDPDEVARRWGERKSKPNMNYDKLSRALRYYYDKNIMTKVHGKRYAYKFDFHGIAQALQPHPPESSMYKYPSDLSYMSTYHAHQQKVNFVTPHPQALPVTSSSFFAAPNPYWNSPTGGIYPNTRHPATHMPSHLGTYY